Proteins encoded by one window of Desulfovibrio sp.:
- a CDS encoding alpha/beta hydrolase, with product MQISTAGIKWYYTIKGQGEPLLFLHGGLDTCENYETLLAELAKDFRVIAVDRRGHGRTADTDAPFEYALMAKELIFFTQALDLSSFHIVGYSDGANLGLHMASRLPGKVKSLIAISGNYLGMSGMSQGWLETVEVLSADFVQEHMPEVAQQYADLNPAPVLESFINKTKELWSRDCVIDVEVLQTLQTPTLVVGGDRDIVLPEQLVDMKNLIPDASLLMLPYCGHFVFQDFAWGDTAASAVAVFKEFLTTRFSAHNADFF from the coding sequence ATGCAGATATCGACTGCCGGAATTAAGTGGTATTATACTATAAAGGGGCAGGGTGAGCCTCTTCTATTTTTGCACGGCGGGCTGGATACCTGCGAAAACTACGAAACCCTGCTGGCAGAACTGGCAAAGGATTTCCGCGTCATCGCTGTTGACCGGCGTGGGCACGGCAGAACCGCAGATACGGACGCGCCCTTTGAGTATGCCCTGATGGCGAAGGAGCTGATTTTCTTCACGCAAGCGCTTGATCTGTCGTCTTTTCACATTGTTGGTTACAGCGATGGGGCAAACCTCGGCTTGCATATGGCAAGCCGCCTGCCGGGCAAGGTAAAGAGTCTCATTGCCATATCCGGCAATTATCTTGGCATGTCGGGGATGTCGCAAGGCTGGCTGGAAACGGTAGAGGTCTTGTCTGCGGATTTTGTTCAGGAACATATGCCGGAAGTCGCGCAGCAGTATGCTGACTTGAATCCAGCTCCAGTACTTGAGAGCTTCATCAATAAGACAAAAGAGCTATGGAGCAGGGATTGCGTTATCGATGTTGAAGTTTTGCAAACCCTGCAAACCCCAACACTCGTTGTGGGCGGCGACCGGGATATAGTTTTGCCAGAGCAGCTTGTGGACATGAAAAATCTGATTCCGGATGCCTCCCTGCTCATGCTGCCGTACTGCGGACATTTTGTTTTTCAGGATTTTGCCTGGGGCGACACGGCGGCCTCAGCTGTAGCCGTGTTCAAGGAATTTTTGACAACACGCTTCAGCGCGCACAATGCGGATTTTTTCTGA
- a CDS encoding transposase, producing the protein MTKTPRGRYPQELKQQAVTMAVEDGFGVTEIARTLSIYLKTEANWVTQYRLDKQEFALKPSVSEQDALSWRG; encoded by the coding sequence ATGACGAAAACACCACGGGGCCGTTATCCGCAAGAATTAAAACAGCAAGCCGTCACCATGGCGGTTGAGGATGGTTTCGGCGTAACGGAAATAGCGCGAACGCTTTCTATTTATTTGAAAACCGAGGCGAACTGGGTTACGCAGTACCGACTGGACAAACAAGAGTTCGCTTTGAAGCCGAGCGTGAGTGAGCAAGATGCTCTGAGTTGGCGCGGCTGA
- a CDS encoding bacteriohemerythrin: MPSEYADLRDSICTMVASLDQALKDARHKGDEAHRLAADSELALQESRAAEAQVRQLLNDMRTASQKAATASSSIFSGIRELGQNMENVDRDVVHQRERMQEASQAIEQINSAIQSIALNTVKAADDAALAQQGAVSGAQGVRSAVLSIDQVKERILLLKETMTNLGQQAEGIGAVLGVISDIADQTNLLALNAAIEAARAGEAGRGFAVVADEVRKLAEKTMKATSEVGESLRNIQVKARENVQAVDAAAQDIVASASAAEQAAEDVDRIAGFVQQAANEVSAIAASSQAQTAASEEVRRGAAEVNTVAKDTAEHVNNSIRVLVEISGQAEELDAIVSAMGQGNLGGVVDSDQLICWTNDLSVGIAKIDEQHKALVGLINELNSAMRQRRSEEVLAGVLDRLKQYTVKHFATEEELFDRYGYAEAPAHKKAHRDLVEKVLAFEQELKNGRAKVTMEIMRFLKEWLVGHIMGTDKRYGPFLNGKGVL; encoded by the coding sequence ATGCCGTCGGAATACGCCGACCTGCGCGATAGTATTTGCACCATGGTCGCCTCGCTGGATCAGGCCCTTAAAGATGCCCGGCATAAAGGCGACGAAGCGCACCGGCTCGCGGCAGACAGCGAGCTTGCATTGCAGGAAAGCCGCGCTGCCGAAGCCCAGGTACGGCAACTGCTCAATGACATGCGTACCGCTTCGCAAAAAGCAGCCACGGCATCCTCGAGTATTTTTTCCGGTATCCGCGAACTTGGTCAAAACATGGAGAATGTGGATCGCGATGTGGTGCATCAGCGGGAGAGAATGCAGGAAGCCTCGCAAGCCATAGAACAGATTAATTCCGCCATTCAGAGTATAGCGCTCAATACCGTTAAAGCTGCGGATGACGCTGCTTTGGCGCAGCAGGGGGCTGTGTCGGGCGCGCAAGGGGTGCGCTCGGCAGTTCTTTCTATTGATCAGGTTAAAGAGCGTATTCTGCTGCTCAAGGAAACCATGACCAATCTTGGGCAACAGGCCGAGGGCATTGGAGCTGTGCTCGGAGTCATTTCCGATATCGCGGATCAAACAAATCTGTTGGCCCTGAACGCCGCCATTGAGGCCGCCAGGGCTGGCGAAGCCGGCCGCGGATTCGCCGTGGTCGCCGACGAAGTGCGGAAGCTCGCGGAAAAGACAATGAAGGCCACCAGCGAGGTCGGCGAGTCATTGAGAAATATTCAGGTCAAGGCGCGCGAAAATGTTCAGGCTGTAGATGCCGCCGCGCAAGATATTGTTGCAAGCGCCAGCGCCGCAGAACAGGCCGCCGAAGATGTGGACAGGATTGCGGGATTTGTGCAGCAGGCCGCCAACGAAGTTTCTGCCATCGCGGCGTCCAGTCAGGCTCAGACCGCAGCGAGTGAAGAAGTCCGCAGAGGTGCGGCTGAAGTGAACACCGTTGCAAAGGATACGGCGGAGCACGTCAATAATTCGATTCGTGTGCTCGTGGAAATATCCGGTCAGGCAGAAGAACTGGACGCCATCGTCAGCGCCATGGGGCAAGGAAATCTTGGTGGCGTTGTCGATTCCGATCAGCTTATATGCTGGACAAACGATCTTTCTGTGGGAATTGCAAAGATTGACGAGCAGCACAAGGCTCTTGTGGGCCTCATCAATGAGCTGAATTCCGCCATGCGGCAACGCCGGTCAGAAGAGGTGCTTGCTGGTGTGCTGGACAGATTGAAGCAATACACAGTAAAGCATTTCGCCACGGAAGAAGAGCTTTTTGACCGCTATGGCTACGCAGAAGCGCCTGCTCACAAAAAAGCGCACCGTGATCTGGTAGAAAAAGTTCTGGCCTTTGAGCAGGAACTAAAAAATGGTCGCGCCAAGGTCACCATGGAAATCATGCGTTTTTTGAAAGAGTGGCTCGTGGGCCATATCATGGGGACGGACAAACGTTACGGGCCATTTCTTAATGGCAAGGGTGTGCTGTGA
- a CDS encoding alpha/beta family hydrolase yields the protein MFFSGIGPAFADEIQIHEATQTTSQGPVVVKSFRAAGQGPHPAVIVLHGSQGLDKFRAFYERNATQFARAGFDAYVLDYYNEQDVACSKTVETRRANFSKRIGAWSQMVSDVVTDVLAQGQKARPVGIVGFSQGGYLATSVASKDTRIAALVVFYGGIPAQRRADGKHPITHMPPLLELHGDADTVVPMERGKELVELTRSLGQTAEMVIYPGAGHGFNRSAATDAEQRTLEFFQRMLTGRR from the coding sequence GTGTTTTTTAGCGGAATTGGCCCCGCCTTTGCGGACGAGATTCAAATTCATGAAGCCACGCAAACGACATCCCAAGGCCCGGTTGTGGTCAAATCCTTTCGTGCTGCCGGGCAAGGGCCACACCCGGCTGTCATTGTGCTGCACGGCAGCCAGGGATTGGATAAATTTCGGGCATTTTATGAGCGCAACGCCACACAATTCGCCCGCGCTGGTTTTGATGCCTATGTGCTGGATTATTATAATGAACAGGATGTCGCATGCTCCAAAACTGTGGAAACGCGGCGCGCAAATTTTTCAAAGCGCATAGGCGCGTGGTCGCAGATGGTCAGCGATGTTGTTACAGACGTGCTGGCACAGGGGCAGAAAGCGCGCCCCGTTGGCATCGTGGGTTTTTCTCAGGGGGGATATCTGGCCACATCCGTTGCCAGCAAGGATACAAGAATCGCGGCGCTGGTTGTGTTCTACGGCGGCATCCCCGCCCAGCGCAGGGCTGACGGCAAGCACCCCATTACCCATATGCCGCCCCTGCTGGAACTGCACGGCGACGCGGATACCGTTGTGCCCATGGAAAGAGGCAAGGAACTGGTGGAACTGACCCGCAGCCTCGGCCAAACGGCTGAGATGGTGATCTACCCCGGCGCAGGACACGGCTTTAACCGCTCTGCCGCCACAGACGCGGAGCAGCGGACGCTGGAGTTTTTTCAGAGGATGCTGACGGGCAGGCGGTAA
- a CDS encoding IS3 family transposase — translation MLKDEFVHRKSYNSQAEAIADATKYIEIFYNRQRPQAALGYHSPVAFVRSRMMNQSCQLPLTMVPEFDDLPR, via the coding sequence TTGTTAAAAGATGAGTTTGTCCATCGTAAGAGCTACAACTCACAGGCGGAAGCCATTGCAGACGCAACAAAATATATTGAAATTTTTTATAATCGACAAAGGCCCCAGGCCGCGCTTGGCTATCACTCTCCGGTGGCATTTGTCAGAAGTCGGATGATGAACCAAAGTTGCCAATTGCCGCTTACCATGGTGCCCGAATTTGACGACCTACCTCGTTAA
- a CDS encoding class I SAM-dependent methyltransferase — MNIYDIAMMPLEAWVLKKMRSAIMPCAYGDVLEVGIGTGVNLRYYNPEKIRSLTGLDRQCSQELERRAGINFAFYQGNVEKMPFAEGQFDTVVATLLFCTADIEKGMSEIQRVLKAGGLFIFIEHVRPKGARAGKIFDFANGSWTRIADGCNLNRRTDEILKESSFSDLIIMERGVFRYGTAKKP; from the coding sequence ATGAACATATACGATATCGCCATGATGCCCTTAGAAGCGTGGGTATTGAAGAAAATGCGTTCAGCAATAATGCCCTGTGCCTATGGCGATGTGCTTGAAGTCGGGATAGGGACGGGAGTCAACCTTCGATATTATAATCCTGAAAAAATACGCAGCCTGACAGGGTTGGATCGCCAGTGCTCACAGGAACTTGAACGGCGGGCTGGGATTAATTTTGCGTTTTATCAGGGCAATGTTGAAAAAATGCCTTTTGCAGAAGGGCAATTTGACACCGTGGTCGCCACGCTGCTTTTTTGCACTGCGGATATTGAAAAAGGCATGAGCGAAATACAGCGGGTGCTCAAGGCGGGCGGCCTGTTCATTTTCATAGAGCATGTGCGGCCCAAAGGAGCGCGGGCCGGCAAAATTTTTGATTTTGCTAATGGCTCATGGACACGAATTGCCGACGGATGCAACCTCAACCGTCGCACAGACGAGATTTTGAAAGAAAGCAGTTTTTCTGATCTCATCATTATGGAGCGCGGCGTTTTTCGTTACGGCACGGCAAAAAAGCCCTAA
- a CDS encoding ATP-binding cassette domain-containing protein, with amino-acid sequence MAFLSMQGVTLNLGGKPLLDSADFSVEVGDRLCLVGRNGAGKSSLLALLGGQMQPNSGMIIRPGTLIGQMPQDVPERWRGTVFSLVAEVLGEEGTALAAAHAGAEHSLELTSGWERYGDVLAVINHLGLDPDADFTSLSGGTKRRVALARALICSEDLILDEPTNHLDIATITWLEDFLLRKARTLIFVSHDRAFAKRLATRVVEIDRGKLHNYSCGFDRYPERREERLAAEERAFALQDKKLAQEEVWIRQGIKARRTRNMGRVRALVALRAERAERRDRQGNVRMAAQEAGRSGKLVIEADNISVGYPGQPPLIRNFSTIIQRGDRVGLIGENGTGKTSLIRVLLGEQQPTEGEVHLGTNLEISYFDQLRETLDPEASVMHSVAEGNDVVTVGGSTRHVAGYLQDFLFTPDRLRLPVKVLSGGERNRLLLAKLFTRPSNVLVLDEPTNDLDAETLDLLEELIADYSGTVLVVSHDRSFLDNLVTSVIALEGDGMAHEYVGAYTDWLRQRSTPAQERKPEEKTARTNQRPASDKPRRRSFKEQREFEQLGQELEALPERMDALEQEQKTLEATLADPELFSRDPDAFAKTTDRLVALETEQTELLQRWEFAEQRLQELGELAG; translated from the coding sequence TTGGCATTTTTGAGCATGCAGGGTGTTACCCTGAACCTCGGCGGCAAGCCGCTACTGGACTCGGCGGATTTTTCGGTTGAAGTGGGCGACAGGCTTTGTCTCGTGGGGCGCAACGGCGCGGGCAAGTCATCGCTGCTGGCGCTGCTCGGTGGGCAGATGCAGCCCAATTCCGGCATGATTATCCGCCCTGGCACGCTCATAGGTCAGATGCCGCAGGATGTGCCGGAACGCTGGCGCGGCACGGTTTTTTCTCTGGTGGCGGAGGTTCTGGGCGAAGAGGGCACGGCCCTTGCCGCAGCCCATGCCGGGGCCGAGCACAGCCTTGAGCTGACCAGCGGCTGGGAGCGCTACGGCGATGTGCTTGCCGTCATCAACCATCTGGGGCTGGATCCCGATGCGGATTTTACCTCGCTCTCCGGCGGCACCAAGCGCCGCGTGGCCTTGGCTCGGGCGCTGATCTGCTCCGAAGACCTCATTCTGGACGAACCCACCAACCATCTGGATATAGCCACCATCACCTGGCTGGAAGATTTTTTGCTGCGCAAGGCCCGCACCCTGATTTTTGTCAGCCATGACCGGGCCTTTGCCAAGCGTCTTGCCACGCGTGTTGTGGAAATCGACCGGGGTAAGCTGCACAACTATTCCTGCGGATTTGACCGTTACCCCGAGCGGCGCGAAGAGCGCCTTGCCGCCGAAGAGCGCGCCTTTGCGCTGCAAGACAAAAAGCTTGCGCAGGAGGAAGTGTGGATTCGTCAGGGCATTAAGGCCCGCCGCACGCGCAATATGGGCCGGGTGCGCGCTCTTGTGGCTCTGCGGGCCGAGCGCGCCGAGCGGCGCGACAGGCAGGGCAATGTGCGCATGGCCGCGCAGGAGGCCGGGCGCTCGGGCAAGCTGGTTATTGAGGCCGATAATATTTCAGTCGGCTACCCCGGTCAGCCGCCGCTTATCCGTAATTTTTCCACCATCATTCAGCGCGGCGACCGCGTGGGCCTGATCGGCGAAAACGGCACGGGCAAAACATCGCTTATCCGCGTTCTGCTGGGCGAGCAGCAGCCCACAGAAGGCGAGGTGCACCTCGGCACCAACTTGGAGATCAGCTATTTCGACCAGCTGCGCGAAACGCTCGACCCGGAAGCCAGCGTTATGCATAGCGTTGCCGAGGGCAACGATGTGGTCACGGTGGGTGGCAGCACGCGCCATGTGGCCGGATATTTACAGGATTTTCTTTTCACCCCCGACCGCCTGCGCCTGCCGGTCAAGGTGCTCTCCGGCGGCGAGCGCAACCGCCTGCTGCTGGCAAAGCTCTTTACCCGGCCATCCAACGTGCTGGTGCTGGACGAACCCACCAACGATCTGGATGCGGAAACCCTTGATCTACTGGAAGAGCTGATTGCGGATTATTCCGGCACGGTGCTTGTGGTCAGCCATGACCGCAGTTTTCTGGATAATCTTGTCACCAGCGTCATCGCGCTGGAAGGCGATGGCATGGCGCACGAGTATGTTGGCGCGTATACCGACTGGCTGCGCCAGCGCTCGACCCCTGCGCAGGAGCGCAAGCCGGAAGAAAAAACTGCCCGCACCAACCAGCGTCCCGCCTCGGATAAGCCCCGCAGACGCAGCTTTAAGGAACAGCGGGAATTTGAACAGCTGGGCCAGGAACTGGAAGCCCTGCCGGAGCGCATGGATGCTCTGGAGCAGGAGCAGAAGACTCTGGAGGCAACCCTTGCCGATCCTGAACTGTTCTCCCGCGATCCCGATGCCTTTGCCAAAACCACAGACCGCCTTGTGGCGTTGGAAACAGAGCAAACCGAGCTGCTGCAACGCTGGGAATTTGCGGAGCAACGCCTGCAAGAGCTTGGTGAACTGGCAGGGTAG
- a CDS encoding DDE-type integrase/transposase/recombinase — protein MAQTRCGPIKQDSSSGDRDFGCPQANTRHILRGAVALGTHGKWLRRQPLEGQACNVNWALSVSANGGLSAHHRVKSRVAGRSHLLNRDFTPGEHNRVWMSDITYIPTRQGWVYLAGIKELRSRKIVGFSLAERMDTGLVLAALMEAVRFHRPTGGTDSAFGSRQPVLQRRAYQKKLRAYGLVCSMSKKGDCYDSASMESSGAC, from the coding sequence ATGGCTCAAACGCGATGCGGCCCCATCAAGCAAGACAGCTCGTCTGGAGACCGAGATTTTGGTTGCCCACAAGCGAACACGCGGCACATACTGCGAGGAGCAGTTGCACTGGGAACTCATGGCAAGTGGTTGCGCCGTCAGCCTCTGGAAGGTCAAGCATGCAATGTGAACTGGGCCTTGTCTGTAAGCGCAAACGGCGGGTTATCCGCACACCACAGAGTCAAATCACGCGTTGCCGGTCGCTCCCATCTTCTGAACCGTGATTTCACGCCGGGCGAGCACAACCGCGTGTGGATGAGTGACATAACATACATTCCTACACGGCAGGGCTGGGTATATCTTGCTGGAATCAAAGAGTTACGCAGCCGGAAAATTGTCGGCTTCAGCCTAGCTGAGCGAATGGATACCGGGCTTGTCTTGGCCGCATTGATGGAAGCGGTGCGTTTCCACCGTCCAACCGGTGGGACTGATTCTGCATTCGGATCGCGGCAGCCTGTATTGCAGCGCAGAGCTTACCAGAAAAAACTCCGCGCATACGGTCTAGTCTGTTCCATGAGTAAAAAAGGGGATTGTTACGACAGCGCCTCGATGGAGAGCTCTGGGGCTTGTTAA
- a CDS encoding glycosyltransferase: MSISLSLIIPCYNEENTLSSCVERCLTLRDEGIKLELIIVNDCSTDRSMAIANELAAAHQEVVVLHHSVNQGKGATLRTGFLQATGDYIGIQDADAEYDPNDYLTLLAPLQEGKADVVYGSRYLRQETRRVLYFWHTWMNRSLTFISNMFTNLDISDMETCYKLFRREAIQAIAPKLQESRFGFEPEVTALVAQMHYRVYECAIHYTPRTYEEGKKIGWRDGVHALYCIMHYSAHTAPLPMQFLLYFFIGAISALSNIISFALLTAAGLNISSAIIIAFIISTSINYKLCISILFRHNARWSSPKEILAYALASIGMLGLDYAVTYGLIALTVMPVWSKFWAAVIGFAGNFALRKHLIFREKNKK; this comes from the coding sequence GTGTCAATCAGCCTTTCGCTAATTATTCCTTGCTATAATGAAGAGAACACGCTGTCTAGCTGCGTTGAAAGATGCCTCACGCTGCGTGATGAAGGTATCAAACTTGAGCTCATCATCGTGAACGATTGTTCAACTGATCGCAGCATGGCCATAGCCAATGAGCTTGCAGCTGCACATCAGGAAGTTGTCGTGCTTCACCACTCGGTTAATCAGGGAAAGGGAGCGACACTGCGCACGGGATTTTTGCAAGCAACCGGCGATTACATAGGAATTCAGGATGCTGATGCGGAGTACGATCCTAACGATTACCTTACGTTACTCGCACCACTGCAGGAAGGTAAGGCGGATGTAGTGTACGGCTCCAGATACCTGCGGCAAGAAACCCGGCGGGTGCTATACTTTTGGCATACTTGGATGAACCGCTCGCTTACGTTTATATCCAATATGTTTACTAACCTAGACATCAGCGATATGGAAACCTGCTATAAACTTTTCAGGCGCGAGGCCATTCAGGCTATTGCCCCAAAATTGCAGGAGAGCAGATTTGGCTTTGAACCAGAAGTTACCGCCCTTGTAGCCCAGATGCACTACCGGGTATACGAATGTGCCATTCATTACACCCCCAGAACATACGAAGAGGGTAAAAAAATTGGCTGGCGCGATGGCGTACACGCACTCTACTGCATCATGCATTACAGTGCCCACACCGCTCCGCTTCCAATGCAATTTTTGCTGTATTTCTTTATCGGGGCTATTAGCGCCCTATCAAATATTATATCATTTGCCTTATTAACAGCAGCAGGACTAAATATTTCTTCAGCAATCATTATTGCCTTCATCATCTCGACATCAATAAATTACAAGCTCTGCATTTCAATTCTTTTCCGGCACAATGCACGATGGTCTTCTCCGAAAGAAATACTCGCATATGCACTTGCATCTATAGGCATGCTTGGCCTTGATTATGCTGTAACATATGGGCTAATCGCCCTCACCGTAATGCCTGTTTGGAGTAAATTCTGGGCGGCAGTAATTGGCTTTGCAGGAAACTTTGCATTACGAAAGCATCTGATTTTCCGAGAAAAAAATAAAAAATAA